The Salvelinus fontinalis isolate EN_2023a chromosome 7, ASM2944872v1, whole genome shotgun sequence genomic sequence ACCCAATCTAAAAAGGGATTAACAGAATTTAAAACACAGGATCATTGTAAAATGGACTAAATGTTCTGAAAAACAAACTGCCTCGTATTCAATACTGCTTTGTCGTCAGAGAAAAACATGGTCTGCGTCTCAAAtctaaagtggcttcctctcctcaCGTCATCTCCTTCATCTGCACAGATCCAGCTTCCACGTCAGTGCaggtgaagggagaggaggacactactttagactagCGAGATGGATAAACCCAAGGAACAGTAACATGTTTCCTTACCCGCTGTCCCCTCCTTTCAACCCTCCCAGTATGAAGCAGTATTATACGTCACCATAGAAACACAGAAATGCCCAACAATGTGACAACGTTGATTTTACATACAGGAGAGGAGTTTGCACCGGTGCAGAGTTTGACACCTCGCAATCAGAATGGAAGAACTAGGGCCAGGAGGTTTCCCTGAACAGGTCACAGTCAGGAAACACAACTTGAAAAAGGTAGagccatagagaatgatagaggcctatAGTGGCCAAAATGCGTTTTTTAGCATGGACAGCGCCATTGACGGCTTCCACCATACTAAAGTAGTCAAAGCAGTCAACCGGATGGGAGTTCCTATGGGTTGGaacctcaatggcgctgcccatgcggTCACAGATATAAAGAGTCCTCCTCTTCCGTATGGGCAGAGTGGAAAGGTCAAATGAAGGTCATGAAACGACAAGGGTCACAGGAGGTCGGTGCACCTTAAATTGGGGACGACGGGCTTGTGCTAATGGCTGGAGCCCGAATCAGTGAAATGTTGCACACATCAAACATGGTTCCacgctccattccagacattatgagccatcctcccctcaccagcctccactgacaagGACATATAAAACACTCCTAGCCCTAGTTATGTTAGGTAAATATCTCACATTTTAAAAACAAACAGTTTCACGGTTCGTTTTCCAATAATTATCCTCTTCCAACAATAAACACTTTGCACTGGTGCAAACTAGGgcacgttccaaatggcacccaattccctatgtagtgcactacttttggcttcagtagtgcactatatagggaattgtgTGCATTTCAGATTTGCCCTTAGTGAATATGGTTCAGAGTTGAATCTATACAGCAGTATCTCAAAATACACCAGAAGCCTTTCCCCCCCTtaactctctctcttcatatcaTTAAGAAACTGTGTTAACATCTTTCctcaattcaaatacagaaaaatCCTTAATAGAAAACAATCATTTTCTTTTCATCTATCGTTACTAGGGACAGGAGATTTCCCTAACAGCTTGACCTGGCCAGGAAATCCTCTGGACTCTAACGTTAGTTGTAGTTCCTAACTACATAATGATCCAATAAAGAGTGTTCCTCCTGGCCCTAGTTGTGTCTGCGTTGAACAGTGAGGTACTgtaccaacaaaacaaaaaaacacacattgtCTCTTTCAAACCCAGTTGGTCTGAATCAACTCATTTCTCATCAGTAAATTGGTTGTGAGGGAAATATCAAAATGTCATGATATCAAAATTCACTTTACAGTATTTACAAAACAAACCAAAAGACAGATGGAGACGTcacaaaaggagagagaggtggttggGAAGGTTGGATGGTGTAGGTAGGccgattggttggttggttgtgtgTGAGTAAGGACAAATGTTGTCCTCTTGGGGGGGGGGTCTTGACAGCCAGTTACCATGGCAATTGCCACACCAACTCCTGATTGGCTCAGCTCTGTTACAAGAGTCCTTTAAGCATCCAAGCAGAATAATTTCACAGAAGAACTGCCCTCTgggtaaaaaatacaattaaaacaaAAACCAGACACTTCCAAGATGTCTTCCTCTAGGAGATGGATGCTGATTGGTGCCGAGTGATTCCGGAGTGTGCAGATAGAACAGGTTGACAGTAAGTTTGTCTCAAAGGAAaattaaacaaataaatacaacTGTGCCTCCTCTGCATGTTCAGGGTCACTTAGTCTACTACAGAGAAAACGCCTTctcagggggatggagagggacaTTACTATTTAAAGTACCATGATGCACCAAGGTGCTGTTCTCTGACTAGGCAAAGAGGGGGCAGTAGATTGTGTATATCCTGTGGGTTTTCCTTAAGGAGACTAGTGAAGGTTCACCGTCCTGTGAAGTTACTAACGAAGAGGTCATCAGTGGGTGCATGccctttcaacaacaacaaaaactccaGAAATTAAATCCTACATTTTAAAATAACCAGAATCATCATAATATTATTAAATCATAACAATAAAATATTATAAAAGAATAGCAATAGTACATTACATACAGAGTAAATGGAAAACATCACAacacttgtttttttaaatgtatacacAGAGTGAACGAGGGGGATGGGGGCTAGACGACACTTCCATGTCtacgtctcaaatgacaccctattcctctaaagtagtgcactacatagggaaaagggGATCATTCGAGATTCATTCCCTGTTCCACCCCTGTATCCATTAGAAACAATCAAATCCACTAGAAACAATAAAAACATCAAAAGAAAAGTGAATGCCAATGTAATGTTTGTCGAGCTTCCAGACAGTTACTGACAGAACCCTACCATGCTGTGTCCTGAAGGGTGTCCATGTTATCCAGTCTCTCCATCCTTCTTCCTCTCATCCCCGCTCTCATTGTCCAGAGCCTGACAAGAAGTCAGAGAGGCAGGGGgcggggttagagagtagggacTTCCTGTGTCTCTGTTTCCTGTCTATGCCACAGACAGCGTCGGGAAGCTCCGCCTTCACTAGAGGCCCAGCATGCCCCAGGGCTGTCCTAGAAGCCTGGGTAGCGGCGAGAGTTCCGAGGGGGTGGAGGTGAGGTGGGAAAGGCAGAATGAGTCCGATCCAAGGTGAGGGGTTGGAAAAATCCAGGTGGAAAGGTACAAAAACAAAAATAaccaaaagaaaatacaaaaataaagaaattaaAATTACACACTCATCGTCATGTTGGGTGAATACTgtgaagagagaaagggaagggggggggggggggggggggggtggcagacaTGAGTGAAAAATGTAAACGCTCCAACATTACATACCAGGTCACCCACCCTGGTTCTTTAGGGGTCAAGGTATAAGGGTCAGGGGTCATCGGCCAGCAGTACTCACACTTTCACTTTGGAATGGGTTGAGGAAGTTTCCACCCATCTCTCCATCGTCCCGCGGCGTCCCGGGAGGGTTGCTCATACCCCCCATGTTGTTAGGAGAGTtctggagatagatagagagagagtaagataACTCTACAAATATGTCGTACCACCAGTTATTTGACCAGCAGCACCAAGACATGTCCCTCTGACTGTAAACCCTTTGTCTGTTTGAGAGATTCAAGTCAAATGTTGTAGAAAAGGGGATTTATATTCACCTTTGGCAACCCGTCCATGTCCCCAGAGCCTGAGAgaccatgagagagagatgagattcaAAACAGTTCATCCATGCACTGAACATTATGTCACCCTTACGACTGCATTATAACAGGTTTCATAACCCTGTCATAGCACCCACCTAGTGAGCCGTTCATGTGGTGAGGTTCCATGGCTCCCATAGCGCCCATCGGTCCATCAGGCCCCGGGCCCATAGGGAActgggagagaacacacacacacagaagataAAGATGTCTCAGCGAAACTGGACCTTCAGACTGGTTTTATTGCCCTATCTAATCAGCAGGGGATAAAGTCATACTGTATTGTGGTGTTACGCTGCATGAAGTCAAGCGGTGGAATACGACGTGTTATGTGACTCACGTTGGGtctgtttcctcctggtcctaTAGGGTTCATCATAGTGTAGATGTTTTCACTGGAGTTGTTGGAGTCTGGGGGAGACAAACACAATAGCACAACATTAGTCCAGAGAGAGGGGCAACACACATAGTGTCTAAATATAGTACTGGTGCTGGGTGGACATATTTAATTGACGTACCACCTGGGCTGGGCATGATGGGAGTTCCGGGCGGCCCCCCTCCTCCTGGAGGACCCTGGGAAACAGTTCAAAAAGGTCAATAAGAACAGTGCACACAATTTCCCATTTCAACAGCTAAGGAACCGTTTTATAACTGACGTGTTATTGAACACTGACGGTTGGCTACTCACCACATAGTGGCCTGGAGATGAGGAGGAGTATTGTATCTGTGATGAGAGAAGGGAAACTAGAGGTTACGGTGTCATAGTTACCGCCAGGAGAGATTCTCAACTAACCAGTAGTTCTTGCCTCCAGCAACAAGAGGGCAGTATAGTACATTTTCAAGCCATCTTAAATAATAATCATTGTAATGAATCATCTAATCTATGGCAAATTGAGCGAGGAGGAAACAACTTACTGAGTTAGCATTGGGACCAGGCCACGGCCCTCTACCACCAGGtcccctgagagacagagacagagactgtaAGTATAGGGAAACACTGCCATAAACCAAGAAAACAACAGTTCAACATTCATGATGTCGGGGCCTTCGATATTCAACCATGAAGCTGGTGCTATGGGATAGACTGTATTTCTCCCTACGGAGGGAACACTTACATGTTCATCCCAGGCATAGGACCACCCATGGAGTTAGGAGGAGGTCTCATACCCCCATAGTTCTACATAGTGAGAAGAGATACAGTGTCAAAACtatagagtctgtgtgtgtgtgtgtgtgtgtgtgtgtgtgtgtgtgtgtgtgtgtgtgtgtgtgtgtgtgtgtgtgtgtgtgtgtgtgtgtgtgtgtgtgtacacttacCTGTGGACCCATGGGCCCCATTCCTCGTGGAGCGTTCATTCTCATTGGCCCGCCCATATTAGGATGTCCTATAGGAGAAAACATAAGAACGCAGTCTTAACACCAACACACACTGGTAGTTAAAGACACTATGCGATGGTCTAATACGGATCATTCGATTCACTTAGCAAACGCTTTTATCCAATGAGATGGTCACCTCCACACCTAATCCACATATGGTCAGTCTGAACCTGGAAGGCAGGGTTAATGGCAGGCAACAGACTAAACTCTCCTCTAACCTCATTAACTGGGACCCCTGTTGGGTTAAACAGTAATCTCTCATCTGAACCTGTAATCTCAAGCCAAAACTCAGAGACCCACACTATCCTATCTTCCCCTCAGATGACCCCTAGATCTGTAAAGTCCTGGGGGAACCGGCGTTCTCAGAGAGGAACGCCACTTGAAAAACTGCAAGCTTACATAAACACAAGCGTGAGTAATGTGCGTGCGCGCGTacacacacccctaccttgtGGTCTGGTGGGGTCCATGCTGTTTGGCAGGAGAGGCTGAGAACCAGGGATTCCCCCGGGAGGCTGAGGGAAACAGATGGACGAGAGAAAGGGCGATCGTGAGTATGGACCACCAGCACATACTTACCTGAAAGTACATGTTCAGCTGTATAGGTGAGCGTGTGGTCCATACCTGATTTGGCATTCGGAGAGAGGGGCGGGGTCCACCTGGAAACCTTGGCGACATGAAAGgctaagagagacagagagagtttgtCATTCCTACTGAAAAGGAGTTgagcagacagatggacagaatgTGAATGGAGGatgtggaagggggtgagaacacAGAAAACTAAAACAATGAGCAGGCTAATTAACAAGGTATTTTACAGAGGAAGCTTGTCTTCAAGGACGCAGGCTTTGCTCTCATCCCTTAGCCTTACATGTAGTGTTACATGTAGAgcattgtgtgtgttttgtctgtcCTGTGCACATGTGCATCTGTGCACTCAGTGTGTAAGTCCACAGTGGCTCAtcttttgttttattgataaggTGTaggtggagtgtgtctgtgtggaggctaaagcttcaacccccccccccacccccccgagAACAGCTCCAGAGGAGAGTCaattattaatgtgtgtgtgtgtgtgtgtgtgtgtgtgtgtgtgtgtgtacctgtccgTGTGGTCCCATGCCATGGGGGGGCTGTgcgtgaggagactgctgggAGCCTGGCGGACCCTGAGAGAAGGGAAGAGTgacatcagagagagggaggagctaaCAGTTACACCTGCAGGAGCAAGCCAATCAGGGATGTGGAAGAGAAGCTGGGCAGTAGCCAATCAGAACACAGAGTGGGAGAGGCCGTTTTTCCTAATCCATGGTAAGAGGGTGTCTTCACCACTAGAGGGCAATGTTGACACAGCTAAAACACACAGCTCAGAACAACAGTGGATCAGAGGAGCCGACAGCATGTTGTCACTGTCCACCCCACACTGTTCAACATCAGGACATGCAACTAGACTGAGGAACTGCTTGAATGTGCATGAATGACTTCAGATTTGTTTTcttagttgtgtgtgtgggtcttcaattttttttacaattattatTAGCGAACAAACACCAAGCACACACACGATAATAGCAACACAGGCATATTTGCAGCAAACAGCTCTTGCTAATGATAAGGCCACTTGTACAAAAAGGACAACACAAGCAcagacaccctcctccctcaCTTGTGTTATAAATAGCACTTCCgtgcctctcctcttttctcGCTCCCTCACTATTCTCTTGCCATCTCCCACTTTCACCTACTTCCTCCCTCCCATTCTTTCATTTCAGCTCTCTCGCCCTCTCACTAGTTCTCTCGACAAACAATGAAGTGGTAgccacagaaacaaacacattgAGGCCCATCTCTCTCCGTTCCACCTTATCATCGCTGCTGCCAAATGCCAGGGCTGTCCATCAcgctgtctggctgtgtgtgtgtgtgtgtatatatattagaggtcgaccgattaatcggaatggccgaataattagggccgatttcaagttttcataacaatcggaaatctgtatatatttttttacaactttttaaaaaatctttatttaactaggcaagtcagttaagaacacattcttattttcaatgacggcctaggaacggtgggttaactccctcgttcaggggcagaacgacagatttttaccttgtcagcttggggaatTCAATCtggcaaccttacagttaactagtccaacgctctaaccacctgattacattgcactccacgaggagcctgtctgttacgcgaatgcagtagaagccaaggtaagttgctggctagcattaaacttatcttataaaaaaatcaatcaatcataatcactagctAACTAcatatggttgatgatattactagtttatctagcgtgtcctgcgttacatataatcgatgcggtgcgtatcgttgctccaatgtgtacctaaccataaacatcaatgcctttctaaaaatcaatacacaaaagtatatatttttaaacctgcatatttagctaaaagaaatccaggttagcaggcaatattaaccaggtgaaattgtgtcacttctcttgcgttcattgcacgcagagtcagtgtatatgcaacagtttgggccgcctaatttgccagaattttacgtaattatgacgtaacattgaaggttgtgcaatgtaacaggaatatttagacttatggatgccacccgttagataaaatacggaacggttccgtatttaactgaaagaataaacgtcttgttttcgagatgatagtttccggattcgaccatattaatgacctaaggctcgtatttctgtgtgttatgttataactaattctatgatttgatagagcagtctgactgagcgatggtgggcaccagcaggctcgtaggcattcattcaaacaccactttcctgcgttttgccagaagctcttcgctgtgcttcaagcctatcaactcccgagattaggctggtgtaaccgatgtgaaatggctagctagtttgcggggtgcgcgctaatagcgtttcaaacgtcactcgctctgagacttggagtagttattccccttgctctgcatgggtaatgctgcttcgagggtggctgttgtcgttgtgttcctggtttgagcccaggtaggagcgaggagggatggaagctatactgttacactggcaatactaaagtgcctataagaacatccaatagtcaaaggttaatgaaatacaaatggtagagagaaatagtcctatatttcctataataactacaacctaaaacttctaaCCTGGGAAtactgaagactcatgttaaaaggaaccaccagctttcatatgttctcatgttctgagcaaggaacttaaacgttagctttcttacatggcatatattgcacttttacttttttctccaacactttgtttttgcattatttaaaccaaattgaacatgtttaattatttgaggctaaattgattttattaatgtattatattaagttaaagtgttcattcaatattgttgtaattgtcattataacAAATACATAAAAAGCCgatttttttaaaatgtttttaaaatgtttttaaaggTCCTCCAATagtcggtatcggcgttgaaatatcataatcggtcgacatctaatatatatatatgagagaagAGGACTGAGGGATTATtggaggtggagagaaagaggggggtggagagaaagagagggaggtgaaAAAGGAGTGTGAGGAGATCTaggaagagagagaataaagTAATGGATGGTGAAGATGATTggtggagtggagggagggatgacaaCAAGAGGGAGATTTACCATGCGTAAAGTGAGGGGCGAGGGAGGTAGCAAAAGAGAGGGATGAATAGAGGGAGTTTTACCTGGAAGAAGCCAGGCGGCATGGGTCCTCCTGGCATGCCATCATTAGGAGGCATGTTCCCCATCACAGGACTGGGGGCTGCTGCCGcactctgcaacacacacacacacacacacgttaaaagatgaagcacacacacaaaccatccGAAACCCTGCCCTTTCCACTTTCTGttaaactgacacacacacaccttgtcttTATACATTTATGCTAATTCTGCCCATGAACAGGCCACTGAGTCTCTGGGGACAACATAGGGTCTCCCTCCATCTTGCTCTCTTTCCCCGGCTCATTCCCCTTAACCCTTTCCAAACATctgtactcctcctctcctcgcaCGGCCCTAACCTCACCTCCCCCTCCCACGGCCCTAACCTCACCTGCCCTACccccacctcacctcacctctcctcccctcccacggccctaacctctcctctcttccccgtCGCTCTCACTTCCTTTtgctcactccccctctctcatctctcttgcAGTAGCTAGTCGAAGCTGTTGCTATGGAGACTGGTCCTTTGCTCCCTGTCCCTCTAGCATCCCCCTctcagagggggagaagagggaggtaggagaaagagaccgagagagagtgagagtgacgAGTTTTCAGTAACAACCTCTAACCAGGCCCTAGCCACTTGTGTGGATATGAAATAATTGGATAGAGATAGGCAATATGGTGAAAACTCTACCTATCATACCAGAGGTCAAGGTTCGTATAGAAATACCATTAACCAGGCTACTGGCATCATGCTTGACATATCGACAAAACAGACAAACCCTACACATCAATGACAAATAACTGTACATCAATACAGCTACATGGTTGActatcactcacacacacaaacagaaataAATATCAACACACgccatcccacacacacagtgacaggaAGCACCACAGGGGAAGGTTAACGTCTGGCTCAGCCTATAGGAATCCACCACCATGAATAATGAATCAACAAATCAAAACTGATGATTTGATTGGGCGCTGTGGTATGTGGCTCACCGATACTGAATGGAATTGATCTAtccagcccacacacacagaaatggaCAGATCAATGGTGCTCAACACATTATTGACCTTTTCAATGGTAAGACAAACAAACActggaagatggagagagggagcgagaaaaaaaaagggggagagaagagtggtaaaccccccccccccaaaatgagcGAGGGAAGAAGGCAAGGAGTTACAGGAGAACTAAATAATTAGTTTTCTATGGATTTAGAAAACAGCATGTCTGACTGAGgccacagacacgcacacagacagagatgcaCGCTCCCCCTGCCAGAATGCTAGACATGGATATAGACACACACCTTGTGTGTTTGAGTGAGCATCTGGTCCTCGAGACTGGCAAACTGGCACTTCACTCAAACAGTTGCCAGCCAAGGCAGACAAAACAGAGCACacaaagcatgcacacacacggttAACCAGCTCTCTCTGGCACTGAGGACGTGAAAGCCCCCCTTGCTCTGGGCCAGATGCCAGGGCtgcaacacacacaaacccacccacaaaTCCCTGGCTTAACCCCGGCCCAGTGCTGGGCTTACTGGATTAAGACCTCCATTCCATTATCTCCACACACTGAcgatagccacacacacacacacacacacacacgggaagaGGCGGgacgaagacacacacacacttgggccGGTCACTCACGTAATCATGGAAGGCCTTGGCCTCGCTGGAGTGTTCGCAGTTCTCCCGTCTGTCCGGCGCCGCGCAATACAAATCCCAGAATACACTGCAacgggaaatagaggaagagggTTCATGTCAGGGAGCACCTGATGAGCCAATAGAGGCGGTAAAGAGGTCAAGCGAACTCCACCAAAGCAATTGAATTGCCATGGAAACGCATGAAGGACCGTGGGGGAAAGATCTCGACTCTCCTCATTGCCCCCCAGCAAAATTAGCCTACATCTAAGCTATTGTTTAcatgtgtatttcacactatgttgaggtaGAAATCTCAatataatgcttgtatggatgtcaaccccaacacATGTTCATGTCATCGTTACAAATCAATCGCATTATATAGTTAAAAACAACTGACCACCACCAatttctgtatgctagctatACTAACCAGTTTATACGAacgggagttagcatttagcagtcacttctaAACGTTACTTGGAGAAAACAGCTAACAGATATCCAAATCGGACTTaagtaaccacattgtgggcctgttacaGTAGATAAATGTCAACTTTGTTAGAACGTGTGCCAATCTGGTCAACGGAACATCTGCCTTCCACTGACTCCTTTACCACatctatgtacagtacataagTTATTCACCATACTACTCTCACACTCTGGCatgcgctcacacaca encodes the following:
- the LOC129859728 gene encoding single-stranded DNA-binding protein 3-like isoform X2; translation: MYAKGKGAVVPSDNQAREKLALYVYEYLLHVGAQKSAQTFLSEIRWEKNITLGEPPGFLHSWWCVFWDLYCAAPDRRENCEHSSEAKAFHDYSAAAAPSPVMGNMPPNDGMPGGPMPPGFFQGPPGSQQSPHAQPPHGMGPHGQPFMSPRFPGGPRPSLRMPNQPPGGIPGSQPLLPNSMDPTRPQGHPNMGGPMRMNAPRGMGPMGPQNYGGMRPPPNSMGGPMPGMNMGPGGRGPWPGPNANSIQYSSSSPGHYVGPPGGGGPPGTPIMPSPDSNNSSENIYTMMNPIGPGGNRPNFPMGPGPDGPMGAMGAMEPHHMNGSLGSGDMDGLPKNSPNNMGGMSNPPGTPRDDGEMGGNFLNPFQSESASRTALGHAGPLVKAELPDAVCGIDRKQRHRKSLLSNPAPCLSDFLSGSGQ
- the LOC129859728 gene encoding single-stranded DNA-binding protein 3-like isoform X1, translated to MYAKGKGAVVPSDNQAREKLALYVYEYLLHVGAQKSAQTFLSEIRWEKNITLGEPPGFLHSWWCVFWDLYCAAPDRRENCEHSSEAKAFHDYSAAAAPSPVMGNMPPNDGMPGGPMPPGFFQGPPGSQQSPHAQPPHGMGPHGQPFMSPRFPGGPRPSLRMPNQPPGGIPGSQPLLPNSMDPTRPQGHPNMGGPMRMNAPRGMGPMGPQNYGGMRPPPNSMGGPMPGMNMGPGGRGPWPGPNANSIQYSSSSPGHYVGPPGGGGPPGTPIMPSPGDSNNSSENIYTMMNPIGPGGNRPNFPMGPGPDGPMGAMGAMEPHHMNGSLGSGDMDGLPKNSPNNMGGMSNPPGTPRDDGEMGGNFLNPFQSESASRTALGHAGPLVKAELPDAVCGIDRKQRHRKSLLSNPAPCLSDFLSGSGQ
- the LOC129859728 gene encoding single-stranded DNA-binding protein 3-like isoform X3; translated protein: MYAKGKGAVVPSDNQAREKLALYVYEYLLHVGAQKSAQTFLSEIRWEKNITLGEPPGFLHSWWCVFWDLYCAAPDRRENCEHSSEAKAFHDYSAAAAPSPVMGNMPPNDGMPGGPMPPGFFQGPPGSQQSPHAQPPHGMGPHGQPFMSPRFPGGPRPSLRMPNQPPGGIPGSQPLLPNSMDPTRPQGHPNMGGPMRMNAPRGMGPMGPQNYGGMRPPPNSMGGPMPGMNMGPGGRGPWPGPNANSIQYSSSSPGHYVGPPGGGGPPGTPIMPSPGDSNNSSENIYTMMNPIGPGGNRPNFPMGPGPDGPMGAMGAMEPHHMNGSLGSGDMDGLPKNSPNNMGGMSNPPGTPRDDGEMGGNFLNPFQSESYSPNMTMSV